atcctTGATTAGTACAGAACTTCAGTCAGGAAGCCATATTTCTGATGTAGCAGCTcagatttcttatttttacgGAGTAGGACGAAGAACTTCGAGGCTAGCAAAGCATACAGAGCAACCTGGGGAGATGGAACAGAGAACTCTGCAGATCATGTGATATCCATGCAACCAAGAAGTATAAATCAACAGCAGCCTCAGAACTCTGGAGGACCAAGTGGTGGATATATTACCAGGTTTGCTGCTTCATATTTCTCAATCTCAAATGCAGAAATCCTAAGTTACCAGTTGTCTGCTTCTTTTGGATGCATTTCAGGTAAAGTTGTTAAATAGTaagttttctctgctgcttggaGGAGCTGTTACTGCTTGGAGAGGAGATGAGATACCTGTGCTTTCAGTATTGTAGTGCTTATCttacacttccatttttttttcgTAGTGGTGGTATTATCAGTCTGTTTCTGGATGTGAGGACTTAATGCTCAGTTATTGAGGGGCTTGTTAAAAAATACCAAGTACTCTTACTGTCATAAAAGATATTTGAGACAAATTCATGTCTTAAGCTTCTGGTAGCCATTCTTCTGAATTTTAAGGCTATTTTTTGTAATAGCAGCTAGCTTAGTACCATTTTTGGTGGGCTGCTTGCTTGGAATAAGTGGAGTtttaaaagagggggaaaatgtACCTTGGCTTGAATACATTGCCTGTCAACGAACAATTTCTATTAAAGTAAATTGAGGGTAGGGAAAAGCAAGTTCTTGATTCGTGGAAACATTGTCTTAATTATTTGAACAGGATAACAAATGATGCCAGAGAAGATGAAATGGATGAAAATCTTGCTCAAGTGGGAAATATTCTTGGGAATTTGAAAAACATGGCTTTGGATATGGGCAATGAGATTGATGCCCAGAATAAACAAATAGACCGGATAAATGTAAAGGTAAGTGTCAAGGGGTGTTCTCTGCCTTCAGCTTAGAGGTTGTAACAGAGAAGTTATAAGGAATGGGTTCACTGTCTTATCTACCTGTATTTACAGTAAATATGCATTAAGATTATACCATCCTCTAGGTTGCAGTGATTGGAGCAAAGCATACATCTTGGCGTTTGGATATATAGCTGAAAATTCAAATGCTTCAGAGTGTCAGTAAACCTAGATATACACAGGTCACAGCTTACTCTGGAAACAACTACACTTTATCAGCTCAAAAGGGCAGACGTTTACTGGAGGTATAACTGGGGGATTGTTGCTTGTAGGGAATCTTGTATGTGGTAGGGAATAGGTATTTTTAACAGTAGCAAGATTCTTCTGGAATTTCGGAAAACTCACTATAATCATTGAACGTAGAATAAAACACAAGTAGCTCACTACCCTAATTCTTATGAACAAGTTAATGTTGGGGCTGGGGAGATGTTGGAATAGTAGGTTTTGTaggtgctcagggacatggtcTGCCTTCATCTGCACGTGAAGTTAGTCATAgccagtaacatttttttattgctttaaagGTTAACAAAACAGGTGAatcatttataaatatattttggggaattttctttcagaggcGAAGTTAACCCTACTTTTAGAAATCCTcatattctgaaaatgaatgGAAGCTCTTTTACAGGCATCCTGgttaagaaaggaaatgaaaccTTTAATGAATAGTGTAtgttaaagattttttaaaagcagaagtgaaTACCACTTGATGTAAATTATAGTATTAAGACAAAATGGGAAGTTAAAGATACCACTGAAATGCCCAGTAAGGTTAAAAGTAAGAGGAATGGAGTTTTATCAAATATACAGAGCTAGTCTGACACAAATGCTGGTTGTACCTATGTCAGCATCTCAATTTTTGTCTAGTAATTTAGGCATTGGAGTATTAATAAGGCCAATCAACATGATCTTATGGAAGATTACTGCAGTTTCAGGGAACACTGAACGACAATGAAGATCTGAGGTGATTGTCAAGTAAAAGAAGTCAAACTTTTTAAGGAACACTAGAAAATTTAATCTGGTTTTAAAGCAAGGTGTGAAATTTTTACAGATTATGAAGTGGACTGAAAATTTCCTGGTCAAACTAACTGCAAGCAGGAATTACTGTTTTTAGCAGTAGTGTTTCCAGTAGCTTCAAGCACATGTTTTGGCctgatgctttttcattttagtggTCTGAATAAATCTTGATTATCAGGTCTTACTATTAAAATATGATGTAAACAAGTTAGAATTGCTTtacaaaacagcaataaaaatagaagtgCGATTCCGGGCTCTGAGACTGGCAGCCTGTCTCAGGACATTTAAATTAAACCTTTTTTGCTGATAACTGTTTCTTAAATCTAGTGAACAGTGTGGAAACCGAATCAAAATGTTGAGGGTAAATTTCCAAAGGACAgtataaagaaacaaagagtaGTATTAGGCTTAACTTCAGAATAGAgttgatgcttttatttttactttaaaaaaaaaaaaaaaatatgaaaaattccAACTCAGCGGGGAAGTAAATAGTCTTGACTGGGTGACTTATATTACTGTCTTTTCCTGAGAAGATGATCTAGTAGCTAGGTCAGTGTGTTTCCAAAGTGGTGTTAACAGGTTGGGTTCTCACTCTTCTGTAGTAGATTCttgcccctccccagcccttgACCGGAAGAAGTTCAGGAAGGAAAGAACCGCAGGGAAGGGCTAGAACTGCCAATGCCCTCTTCCTAGCCCATTGCAGGATGGAAGTGTGACATGGCTGATGCTAGGCACAGGTAGAGTTCTCAGGAGTTCCACTCATGGTGAGGGTAGAGACTACTTCTGTGCTTATTGCCCCTCCTGCTCATTCCCCACTGCAGGGTGGATAATCAGGGAATTTCAAAGCTGCTTATCATACCTTTTGGTAAAACTGTATTGTGACATTTGTTTAGCTTAGATGCTGTGGCTGACTTTTTGTAATGGTAAAACAATTATAAAGTGCTTTTTGTTTACAGATACCATAATATGACACTAGGACACTGGAGGGCATGTGGATTAAACCCAGgcattttaattttgactttATGCCCATAGGTCATGTCCAGTTTTGACTATTACTTCTAGTCCATAGCAACAAAGCTGCTCTGTAGAGGTCATTAAGCTGTCTAAACATTTGGAAAGAGGGAATTTTTATCCTCTTGTTCTGTTAATATACTTCCTGACTTGCTGAGGCAAGCTGCTCTGTGTTTTGAGGGTCAGCTTAAGGTTAAAAACTGCTTCGCCTGCTTCAGTTTCTGCCAGAATTGACAGCCTATGCTGTCTAGGGCAGGAAAAAGAACTATTTCCAGCTTATAAAAGTTGGTCTCCTTCTGTCTGCCACAGTGAAAACACCCTGCAATTCAGAAGTTCATGTCAGTTTGAATTTTGAAACTATTTTGCATGGAGTCTGCAAATGACCTGTGAATTTCTCTTTCAGGCCGATACAAACAGGGAACGTATTGAGCAAGCCAACATCAGAGCCAAGAAACTAATTGACAATTAAAGCCTGCTGTCATGGTTCAATGACATGGTCTCTCCAGCTGCAAGCCAC
This genomic stretch from Falco naumanni isolate bFalNau1 chromosome 7, bFalNau1.pat, whole genome shotgun sequence harbors:
- the SNAP23 gene encoding synaptosomal-associated protein 23; its protein translation is MAELSHEEIQLRANQVTDESLESTRRILGLAIESQDVGIKTITMLDEQGEQLNRIEEGMDQINKDMREAEKTLTELNKCCGLCVCPCNRTKNFEASKAYRATWGDGTENSADHVISMQPRSINQQQPQNSGGPSGGYITRITNDAREDEMDENLAQVGNILGNLKNMALDMGNEIDAQNKQIDRINVKADTNRERIEQANIRAKKLIDN